One genomic window of Phragmitibacter flavus includes the following:
- a CDS encoding AbrB/MazE/SpoVT family DNA-binding domain-containing protein: MKVTVKGQITIPLAIREHYGFYPGAEVKIVTRNGQAVIEKCDYNDQSDQINAWLDRFAGSATNKSMTTDEIMAMTRGED; this comes from the coding sequence ATGAAGGTCACCGTCAAAGGCCAGATCACCATCCCTCTCGCCATTCGCGAACACTACGGATTCTATCCCGGCGCCGAAGTCAAAATTGTCACCCGCAACGGACAGGCCGTCATTGAAAAATGCGACTACAATGATCAGTCCGATCAAATCAATGCCTGGCTCGACCGCTTTGCAGGATCTGCTACCAACAAAAGCATGACCACGGATGAAATCATGGCCATGACCCGCGGCGAGGACTGA